The following coding sequences lie in one Phyllopteryx taeniolatus isolate TA_2022b chromosome 4, UOR_Ptae_1.2, whole genome shotgun sequence genomic window:
- the LOC133477259 gene encoding LOW QUALITY PROTEIN: ADP-ribosylation factor-binding protein GGA3-like (The sequence of the model RefSeq protein was modified relative to this genomic sequence to represent the inferred CDS: deleted 2 bases in 2 codons), whose protein sequence is MSVTSECGSHTRRHLPGFSKTTADVAASRKAAMANDESHPTLESWLNRSTDPNNQEDRWDCIQAFFQLVNKEADGPQVALSLLAHKIQSPQEKEALQALTVLEACMNNCGKRFHGEAAKFRFLNELIKVLTPKYFGSWTAQTVKDRLTQVLYGWTLWLKDETKIQDAYSMLKKQGIIKKDPKLPDTVTMAPPPQRATDSVFDQEDKATLLARLLKSDVPKDLETANRLIKSTMKEEQEKAEKASKRESTLKAVESSTKQLREMLDEHTEVAFQPSDELKVLYESCERLRPSLFRLASDTVDDDEALTQILAANDDLTLVVNAYKERTGRRECNGRSKTAASPREIKSYHLIDLSALDSPQTDRKANSPLSFQSSSPLFSSSLESTCNSATEQNPPRSELFLLSPKSYYDELMQLSGAVDGMNKERGPSLRARGCGENGSASANEINIWSQNQQFTSLGSFSCSSQLPAPSEDAASPQHVLKNVFVPMETIKSSQLEPITIFDQGGIHVSLHFARDSPPGHPGVAVVVISTVNTSSLEVKDLMFQAAVPKTMSVKLQPSSKTHLPPYNPLLPPPAIAQVILLANPHKRKMRLRYNLALIHGRQQLNETGEIGNFPDWMSLIGS, encoded by the exons ATGAGTGTGACTAGTGAATGCGGT tctcaCACACGTCGACATCTACCGGGCTTCTCAAAAACTACCGCGGACGTTGCAGCAAGCAGAAAAGCGGCCATGGCGAACGACGAAAGCCATCCAACTTTGGAGTCGTGGCTCA ACAGGTCCACGGACCCAAACAACCAGGAGGACAGATGGGACTGCATCCAGGCCTTCTTTCAATTGGTCAACAAGGAGGCTGATGG TCCACAGGTGGCTCTCAGTCTTCTTGCTCATAAAATCCAGTCTCCCCAAGAAAAAGAGGCTCTACAAGCTCTGACT GTTCTTGAGGCATGCATGAATAACTGTGGCAAGAGGTTCCACGGAGAAGCGGCCAAGTTTCGATTCCTCAACGAGCTCATCAAAGTTTTGACGCCAAAG TACTTTGGTTCCTGGACTGCCCAGACAGTTAAAGACAGACTGACTCAGGTTCTTTATGGTTGGACGCTCTGGCTCAAAGACGAAACAAAGATTCAGGACGCCTACTCTATGCTCAAGAAACAAG GCATCATAAAAAAGGATCCCAAACTACCAGATACAGTCACAATGGCCCCTCCACCTCAAAGAgccacagactccgtttttgaCCAAGAGGACAAGGCAACG CTCTTAGCCAGATTATTAAAAAGT GATGTGCCCAAAGACCTGGAGACTGCCAACAGGCTCATTAAAAGCACAATGAAAGAG GAGCAGGAGAAGGCAGAGAAAGCATCAAAGCGTGAATCAACTCTGAAGGCGGTGGAGAGCAGCACCAAGCAGCTCAGGGAGATGTTGGACGAGCACACTGAAGTGGCTTTCCAGCCCAGTGACGAATTAAAG GTCTTGTATGAGAGCTGCGAGCGTCTGAGGCCGAGCCTTTTCCGACTGGCTAGCGACACGGTGGATGACGACGAGGCCCTGACGCAAATCCTGGCAGCCAACGACGATCTCACGCTGGTCGTGAATGCCTACAAGGAACGAACTGGGAGGCGGGAGTGTAACGGAagaagtaaaa CTGCTGCGAGTCCCAGAGAGATCAAGAGCTACCATCTCATCGACCTCTCGGCTCTCGACTCGCCTCAGACTGACAGAAAAGCCAACTCGCCTTTGTCCTTTCAGTCCTCGTCACCTCTCTTTTCCTCTTCTCTGGAAAGCACCTGCAACTCCGCAACTGAGCAGAACCCTCCACGATCAG AGTTATTTCTACTTTCTCCAAAGTCATATTATGATGAGCTGATGCAG CTCAGTGGAGCAGTCGATGGCATGAATAAAGAGAGGGGTCCTTCACTGAGAGCCCGTGGATGCGGGGAAAACGGTTCTGCTTCGGCAAATGAAATAAACATATG GTCACAGAATCAACAGTTCACAAGTTTAGGCTCATTTTCATGTTCCTCTCAACTCCCAGCACCTTCAGAAGACGCCGCTTCTCCGCAGCATGTActgaaaaatgtctttgttccCATGGAGACCATAAAGTCTA GTCAGCTCGAGCCCATCACTATATTTGACCAGGGTGGCATCCACGTCTCGCTTCATTTCGCCAGGGACTCGCCGCCCGGTCATCCTGGCGTGGCCGTGGTCGTCATCTCCACAGTGAACACTTCCTCCCTGGAGGTGAAAGATTTAATGTTTCAAGCCGCTGTCCCAAAG ACCATGTCGGTGAAACTTCAACCTTCATCTAAAACACACCTG CCTCCATACAACCCCCTCCTGCCCCCGCCTGCCATTGCCCAGGTCATCCTGTTAGCTAATCCACACAAG CGTAAAATGCGCCTGCGCTACAATCTCGCTCTGATACACGGACGGCAACAGTTGAATGAGACCGGTGAGATAGGAAACTTCCCGGACTGGATGTCTCTGATTGGTTCCTGa
- the ears2 gene encoding probable glutamate--tRNA ligase, mitochondrial, with protein sequence MSWSRLRTCRCYLNRAVTLGVFLCPAAATKLRIQRQLDSAFSRRCGTTAGGEVRVRFAPSPTGYLHLGGLRTALYNYIFAKKYGGSFILRLEDTDQSRLVPGAAEAIEDMLEWAGIPPDESPGRGGPLGPYLQSKRLDLYRQTASQLLESGHAYHCFCTPQRLELLKKEALRTGQTPRYDNRCRHLRAEQVQEKLAQGAPHVVRFRLEEGVEPFQDLIFGWNRHEVAQVEGDPVVMKADGFPTYHLANIVDDHYMRISHVLRGSEWLISTSKHLLMYRALGWQPPAFGHLPLLTNKDGSKLSKRQGGIFIQRFQTDGVLPEALLDITTNCGSGFSTNRVGRTVGELISEFNPSKITTHSALLDLEKLPEFNKIHLQHRIEDERECNFLIKDLQRQIREAYRGEIQDEDVLHEDYIRRVLHLRKGHISYLRELVSPAYSYLWVRPAFSSQQVAALSTEALHVATLALKLVEKMGERAAVDQLVKDLKTMAKQTKGTKYRHVMKLLRLTLSGLQQGPSVAEMMVALGPAETLHRFRKLLLLDETS encoded by the exons ATGTCATGGTCGCGGCTCCGAACCTGCCGCTGTTACCTGAACCGGGCAGTCACTCTCGGGGTCTTTCTTTGCCCCGCCGCTGCTACAAAACTACGAATTCAACGCCAGCTTGATTCCGCCTTCAGTCGACGATGCGGCACCACGGCTGGAGGCGAGGTACGGGTCAGGTTCGCCCCAAGTCCGACAG GTTACTTGCACCTCGGAGGCCTCCGCACCGCTCTCTACAATTACATCTTCGCCAAGAAGTACGGCGGCTCATTCATCCTGCGCCTGGAGGACACGGATCAAAGCAGGCTGGTACCAGGGGCTGCTGAGGCCATAGAGGACATGCTAGAGTGGGCAG GTATACCTCCAGATGAGAGTCCAGGCCGAGGCGGGCCGTTGGGTCCGTACCTGCAGTCGAAAAGATTGGACCTTTACAGACAGACGGCATCGCAACTATTGGAAAGCGGTCACGCCTACCACTGTTTCTGCACCCCCCAGAGGCTGGAGCTCCTCAAAAAAGAAGCCCTGAGGACAGGACAGACTCCCAG GTATGACAACCGGTGTCGACATCTTCGGGCCGAGCAGGTTCAGGAGAAGCTGGCCCAGGGAGCGCCTCACGTGGTCAGGTTTCGTCTCGAGGAGGGAGTGGAACCCTTCCAGGATCTCATCTTTGGGTGGAATCGTCACGAGGTGGCGCAG GTGGAGGGCGACCCCGTGGTTATGAAAGCAGACGGTTTCCCCACCTACCACCTCGCTAACATAGTGGACGACCACTACATGAGGATCAGCCACGTACTCCGGGGCTCCGAGTGGCTGATCTCCACCTCCAAGCACCTCCTCATGTACCGCGCCCTCGGATGGCAGCCGCCTGCATTTGGACACCTGCCGCTGCTGACCAACAAGGACGGCAGCAAACTATCCAAGAGGCAGGGGGGCATATTCATCCAAAGATTCCAAACAGACGGCGTCTTGCCGGAGGCTCTGCTAGACATAACCACAAACTGCGGCTCGGGATTCAGCA CCAATCGAGTTGGACGGACGGTAGGTGAGCTGATTTCCGAGTTTAACCCCTCAAAGATCACAACGCACTCTGCTCTGCTCGACCTTGAAAAACTCCCAGAGTTCAACAA AATCCACCTGCAGCATCGTATCGAAGACGAGCGGGAGTGCAATTTTCTGATAAAGGATCTGCAGCGACAAATCCGAGAGGCCTACCGGGGCGAGATCCAGGATGAAGATGTCCTGCATGAGGATTATATCAGGCGGGTTCTACACTTACGGAAG GGTCACATATCCTATCTGCGGGAGCTTGTCAGTCCCGCTTACTCGTACCTCTGGGTGCGTCCTGCCTTTTCCAGCCAACAGGTGGCGGCACTCTCCACAGAGGCCCTGCACGTCGCCACGCTGGCGCTTAA ATTAGTGGAGAAAATGGGAGAGAGAGCAGCCGTAGATCAACTGGTCAAAGACTTAAAGACAATGGCCAAGCAAACCAAAGGCACCAAATACAGACACGTGATGAAGCTCTTACGACTGACTCTCAGTGGACTGCAG CAAGGACCCAGTGTCGCAGAGATGATGGTGGCTTTGGGGCCTGCGGAGACCCTCCATCGGTTCCGGAAGCTTCTTCTGCTCGATGAGACCAGCTAG